From a region of the Panicum virgatum strain AP13 chromosome 2K, P.virgatum_v5, whole genome shotgun sequence genome:
- the LOC120688221 gene encoding uncharacterized protein LOC120688221, with product MDFHRNVPHEETTEFGPKSFTYGPVPFEAKSDDTAQVYSVTVKGIKPELGFQWPLDVYGFVAVRDNLDCKRNIIFRRDRNNCQRLTAEDSALVLTGPNRAVLAEDIMNFEVELRVKGSRESEDKILSFLVIEQNCILATSSYGKLYRETHTNKYCTTELLFSQLRDAVEATVDVKVVEGSWSQDFCLQFIARTKSFPDVDFVLFDPRGGMVVSDEGVIQLSRSVVTVESDGELQLTVEARGPGSSAVVISDTVSLTPKRFGTTDECLNVGFCKMEVCVSWSLLLPFF from the exons CGGAGTTTGGCCCCAAGTCCTTCACCTACGGGCCCGTGCCGTTCGAGGCCAAGAGCGACGACACGGCGCAGGTCTACTCCGTCACCGTGAAGGGGATCAAACCGGAGCTCGGGTTCCAGTGGCCGCTCGATGTGTACGGCTTCGTCGCGGTTCGGGACAACCTAGATTGCAAGCGGAACATCATCTTCCGCCGCGACAGGAACAACTGCCAGAGGCTGACTGCGGAG GACTCAGCCTTGGTGTTAACTGGTCCTAACCGTGCTGTGCTTGCGGAAGATATTATGAACTTTGAGGTCGAACTAAGAGTCAAGGGTAGTAGGGAGTCCGAAGACAAAATCCTAAGCTTCCTGGTCATTGAGCAAAACTGTATTTTGGCTACATCTTCATATGGTAAGCTTTATAGAGAGACACACACCAACAAGTATTGCACGACAGAATTGCTGTTCTCTCAACTTAGAGATGCAGTGGAAGCAACAGTTGATGTCAAAGTTGTGGAAGGGTCATGGAGTCAGGATTTCTGCCTACAGTTTATTGCGCGCACTAAAAGTTTCCCAGATGTTGATTTTGTGCTGTTTGATCCTCGAGGAGGCATGGTGGTGAGTGATGAAGGTGTGATCCAACTTTCTCGGTCAGTCGTCACAGTGGAATCAGACGGTGAGCTCCAACTTACTGTAGAGGCTCGAGGACCTGGTAGCAGTGCAGTTGTTATCAGTGATACAGTGAGCCTTACTCCAAAAAGATTTGGCACAACAGATGAGTGTTTAAACGTTGGGTTCTGCAAGATGGAGGTCTGCGTGTCCTGGTCACTTCTCTTACCATTTTTCTAA